In the Periophthalmus magnuspinnatus isolate fPerMag1 chromosome 4, fPerMag1.2.pri, whole genome shotgun sequence genome, one interval contains:
- the zbtb11 gene encoding zinc finger and BTB domain-containing protein 11 — protein MSCEESYLAIIRYLTDEREPYAPGTPGNTKRKIRKAAVCYVMRNGTLFYQRRLKGQDDFTELEVVLQDERKKELITQAHLSDTGEHLNQQATWDTISQKYWWRGILKNVKDIIRECAVCQSRRSEEGPGRPLGRSRRKVLNEEEDDEEEEDGSFFTERYKAKHELVFVDSKGVVNQFLPKHSGTMLDKLNNQRLNNQFCDITLLIEGEEFRAHKAVLAACSDYFHQLFFEKGAATTHEAMVDLSGFTKASFLPLLDFAYTSSLTFNFCFMADIANLARHLLMTEVLQICESVHKKVEEQKLTVYQRGDVHTVVSAHSEQDLDSGHGQEEEDVPAEAADATYVVAIDSEGSAVAVTPEQLAFVTNKDFIQQPMAVVAQGNGEGVEHETVTLIAHTQPQPGETVTLISGAEALEGEAMTVVTHSGQAGASDSLAVVSACLALEEQPDAQPPGQAYVIRVDSDRGVEVTQSEPVQPQISPNDTTHTERAIQTEATSLPQKRRRGRPAKVKKEVVEEPVPEEEEPVPEDGPEPQEQGEDSGRRRLRHRSIAEGGYARLHMGLEEEEEEEMGGSTTPSQATAPKVMRSGKRGRPPKRPVERSAETSVGVSVEDGVTTAEDRSEEEGAEPEPLKQEGAPDSAVDGEHTCSECGMSFQRRYSLIMHTLKHEKARSYKCSLCSKEFQYAASLRTHLARHKQQSSQRGTPRVVELGPESRAEDGEDRGQVTHTKREFVCDICGKTLPKLYSLRLHMLSHTGVRPHSCKVCGKTFAHKHSLKMHRTLHDVSKQFQCQYCHKTFVSKRSMEDHTSLHTGQSKYLCNTCGATFHRASALCKHMKKHQPKPNERPFACAHCDKRFFEAKDLQQHMNKHMGLKPFQCQVCGKCYSWKKDWYSHVKSHSVAEPYKCNVCGKEFFEKALFRRHVKKATHGKKGRVKQNLERECGQCGRKFTQLREYRRHINNHQGVKPFECLTCGVAWADARSLKRHVRTHTGERPYVCPICQEAHIDARTLRKHMGKYHTDNLPGKIMLEKDTLQFHNQGTQVEHAVSILASELPPELRQPQPPGDEEIETVLITEETVEAVEAVQAAQAVQAAAEGVSTLSDQGIMQVVNYVLAQQALSSTKEDTPEIIQTMEVEVAHVAEVE, from the exons ATGTCGTGCGAGGAAAGCTACTTGGCGATCATACGCTATCTAACCGACGAAAGAGAGCCGTACGCGCCGGGGACGCCTGGGAACACCAAGAGAAAAATACGCAAAGCCGCGGTGTGCTACGTAATGAGAAACGGCACTTTGTTCTACCAACGTCGACTCAAGGGCCAGGATGACTTTACCGAGCTGGAAGTAGTGCTGCAGGACGAGCGGAAGAAGGAACTTATCACCCAGGCGCACCTCAGCGACACCGGGGAACATCTGAACCAGCAAGCCACATGGGACACCATCTCCCAGAAGTACTGGTGGAGAG GTATCCTGAAGAATGTGAAGGACATCATCAGAGAATGTGCAGTGTGTCAAAGCAGACGCAGTGAGGAGGGTCCTGGTCGACCACTTGGACGTAGCCGACGCAAAGTCCtgaatgaggaggaggatgatgaggaggaagaggatggcTCCTTCTTCACTGAGCGATATAAGGCCAAACATGAACTTGTGTTT GTGGACAGTAAAGGGGTAGTGAACCAGTTCCTGCCCAAACACAGCGGGACCATGCTGGACAAACTGAACAATCAGCGCCTCAATAATCAGTTCTGTGACATCACTCTTCTGATTGAGGGGGAGGAGTTCCGGGCTCACAAAGCTGTACTCGCTGCGTGCAGCGACTATTTCCACCAACTGTTCTTCGAGAAGGGGGCAGCCACAACGCATGAGGCCATGGTCGATCTCTCAG GATTCACAAAGGCCAGTTTTCTGCCACTGTTGGACTTTGCCTACACCTCCTCTCTCACATTTAACTTCTGTTTCATGGCGGACATTGCCAATCTGGCGCGGCACTTGCTGATGACAGAGGTGCTGCAGATCTGTGAGTCCGTGCACAAAAAGGTGGAGGAGCAGAAGCTGACAGTGTATCAGAGAGGAGATGTGCACACTGTAGTGTCTGCTCACAGCGAGCAGGACCTGGACTCTGGACacgggcaggaggaggaggacgtccCTGCTGAGGCTGCAGATGCCACCTATGTAGTGGCCATAGACAGTGAAGGCAGTGCTGTGGCGGTCACTCCAGAGCAGCTCGCCTTTGTAACCAATAAAGACTTCATTCAACAGCCAATGGCTGTGGTCGCCCAGGGAAATGGTGAGGGGGTAGAACATGAGACAGTGACTCTGATCGCCCACACGCAGCCACAGCCCGGTGAGACAGTCACTCTGATCTCTGGAGCAGAGGCGCTGGAGGGCGAGGCCATGACTGTGGTGACTCACAGTGGGCAGGCAGGGGCCAGTGACTCCCTGGCTGTGGTGTCGGCCTGTTTGGCTCTGGAGGAGCAACCGGACGCCCAGCCCCCTGGCCAGGCTTACGTAATCAGAGTGGACTCAGACAGAGGGGTAGAGGTCACTCAAAGTGAGCCTGTCCAACCTCAGATATCTCCTaatgacacaacacacactgagcGTGCCATTCAGACGGAAGCAACGTCCCTGCCACAGAAGCGCAGAAGGGGGCGTCCAGCCAAAGTGAagaaggaggtggtggaggagcctgtcccagaggaggaggagcctgtCCCAGAGGATGGCCCCGAGCCCCAGGAGCAGGGTGAGGACTCTGGCCGCAGGAGACTGAGGCACCGCTCCATCGCTGAAGGAGGCTATGCACGCCTGCACATGGGactagaggaagaggaggaggaagagatgggAGGGAGTACCACACCTTCTCAAGCCACTGCCCCAAAG GTGATGCGTTCAGGGAAGAGGGGCCGACCACCCAAACGGCCTGTGGAGAGATCTGCGGAGACCTCTGTGGGGGTCTCTGTGGAGGACGGTGTGACCACTGCAGAGGACCgctctgaggaggagggggcggaaCCAGAGCCTTTAAAGCAGGAGGGCGCGCCTGACAGTGCAGTGGACGGAGAGCATACCTGCTCCGAGTGCGGCATGTCCTTCCAGAGGAGGTACTCTCTCATCATGCACACACTCAAGCATGAGAAGGCCCGCAGCTATAAATGCAGC CTGTGCAGTAAGGAGTTCCAGTACGCCGCCTCTTTGCGCACTCATCTGGCCCGACACAAGCAGCAGAGCAGTCAGCGTGGCACCCCTCGTGTGGTGGAGTTGGGTCCTGAGTCCCgggcagaggatggagaggacaggggacaggTGACTCACACTAAgagggagtttgtgtgtgacATCTGTGGAAAAACCCTCCCAAAACTCTACTCTCTGCGCCTGCACATGCTGAGTCACACGGGGGTCCGGCCACACTCATGTAAAGTCTGTGGAAAGACCTTCGCTCACAAACACAGTCTGAAGATGCACCGGACGCTGCATGATGTCTCCAAACAGTTCCAGTGCCAGTACTGCCACAAGACCTTTGTTAGCAAGAGGAGCATGGAGGACCACACCAGTCTGCACACTG GTCAGTCCAAGTACCTGTGCAACACATGTGGGGCCACCTTCCATCGCGCCTCTGCTCTGTGTAAACACATGAAGAAGCACCAGCCCAAACCTAATGAGCGCCCCTTCGCCTGCGCACA TTGTGATAAGCGGTTCTTCGAGGCCAAAGACCTTCAGCAGCACATGAACAAACACATGGGGCTGAAGCCATTCCAGTGTCAGGTCTGTGGGAAGTGCTACAGCTGGAAGAAGGACTGGTACTCCCATGTGAAGTCCCACAGCGTTGCGGAGCCCTATAA GTGTAATGTTTGTGGAAAGGAGTTCTTTGAGAAAGCGCTGTTTCGACGGCATGTGAAGAAGGCGACGCATGGCAAAAAAGGGCGAGTGAAGCAGAACTTGGAGAGAGAGTGCGGGCAGTGTGGCCGCAAGTTCACCCAGCTCCGAGAGTACAGACGCCACATCAACAACCACCAGG GAGTGAAGCCGTTTGAGTGCCTGACCTGTGGCGTGGCCTGGGCAGATGCTCGCTCCCTAAAGCGTCatgtgcgcacacacacaggtgagcgGCCCTACGTCTGCCCCATCTGTCAGGAGGCACACATCGACGCTCGCACCCTTCGAAAACACATGGGCAAATACCACACAGACAACTTGCCCGGGAAGATCATGCTGGAGAAGGACACGCTGCAATTCCATAACCAGGGTACACAGGTGGAGCACGCTGTCAGCATCCTGGCCTCAGAACTGCCCCCTGAGCTCCGGCAGCCACAGCCGCCCGGGGATGAGGAGATTGAGACCGTGCTGATcacagaggagactgtggaGGCTGTGGAAGCAGTACAAGCTGCACAAGCTGTCCAGGCCGCTGCAGAGGGTGTGTCCACTCTGTCTGACCAGGGCATCATGCAGGTGGTCAACTATGTCTTGGCACAGCAGGCCCTGAGCAGCACTAAAGAGGACACCCCCGAAATCATCCAGACcatggaggtggaggtggccCATGTGGCAGAGGTCGAGTGA